A stretch of DNA from Desulfobulbaceae bacterium:
CCTTATAAAAAGCCTACAGGATTTCAACCGACCGACCTCAAGCAGAAAAGCTCCTGTGAACATTCATAATTCGCTGGACAGCATACTCCTGCTTGCCAAGAAACAATTCCATACAAGGAAGATTACAGTTGAAAAAAAATATGCAGTGAACCTGCCGCAAATTATGGTTGTAGCCGATCAGCTCAAACAAGTTTTCTTGAATCTGCTAAACAATGCTTCAGATGCCTGTGCCCAAGGTGGTACTATTACTATTGAGACTGATACACTGGAAAACAATGTGGTTATCCGTTTTCATGACACGGGTTGCGGGATAACAGCTGAGAACATGGATCGTATCTTTGAACCATTTTTTACTACAAAAGCCGCAATGAAAGGAACTGGCCTGGGGTTACCAATCAGTTATGGGATAATCAAAGAGCACGGCGGAAAGATCACGGTGGAAAGTGAGCCTGGTAAAGGGGCGACATTTTCTGTAATTTTACCGATTGAGGGGATTTCTCATGCTGAACAATAAAATTTTGATAGTTGATGATGATGAAGAGAGCATTCTGATGATGCTATGTAAAGACTTTGAGGAGGAAGGGTACGAAGTAATGACTGCCGCAAGTGGTGAAGAAGCTATCAAGAAATTACAGAACAGTCCTTTTGATATAGTCATTAGCGATCTCGCTATGCCTGGCGCTGACGGAATAGCAGTACTGAACGAGGCAAAGAAAACAAATCCGGACATTATCGCAATAATTCTTACCGGTTACGGTGACATGACCTCAGCTATCGAGGCACTCCGTCTCGGTGCTGATGACTATCTTCTCAAACCATGTGATACCGAAGAGTTATTGTTACGGACAACTCGCTGTCTCGCCAAACAAGAAGCCTTTCAGAAAGTGAAATTTTATGAAAATATTCTACCTGTCTGTATGTACTGCAAAAGCATCCGAGATGATAAGGGCTCGGAACCAGGTAAAGGAAAATGGATGCGGATGGAAGAGTATCTTCATCAAAAAAGCGGGACCGATGTATCCCATACGTTCTGCCCAAATTGTAAAGAGCAAGCTACAAGAGATATGTTGGGGGATTGATGAGTTATGTACGCAAAGAGTGGTCCGGTTAAGAAATCCCTTTCTGCTCTTGCCACCCACCAAAAGCAAGATGCTCCATAACAAACTTTTTAACGGCTTGATGGTACGGAATAGTTCATTTACGGGTTTCATAGTGTACCCCTGCTTTTTTTTTGAGATGTTGAGAGCCAGGCAATCCTGACGCCCCGGCGTTCAAGCATACTTCCTTTTGCCAGGTAGAGGTTGATTAGGGCTTTACGACTGATCGTTTCAGGCCATCGTTGCGCAACATCGGAGTTAGTGTTGTGCATGTTATTGCAATAGCAAATTGACCAGATAAAGTAAAAAATACCTTCAACGGGCCAGCTACTCCCGGCCGATTACAATCAAAAATACCCAGGAACCCCTGGCTGACCGTGCCGGTTACTTCCCTTAGAGTTACTTCGCTAAAACCAAGAACCGGTTTGTTGGGAACTCCCTTCCTGAAGGCTTCTTTTGCCGACCAGATTAAGGCCAGAGGCGTTTCTTCGTCAAAGCTGCGCAGGCAAGGGAGTTGTCGTATGCTTTGCTCTTCAGGTGGAGTGATAAAACGGGATTTCACCTTGCTGATAGTTTTGGTTATCTCCTGAATATCGATACCGCACAAGCATTTGGTTGCTGCCAAGGCGGTTGCCCGGTTCCCACTATGGGATATTGAGATGTCGACTGGCAATGTTACGAGGTGTGATTGCAGAAAGGGGCGCCCCTCCGGAGTAGAATTAATTGAAAGGTCGGTCATTTCAGGGGTAGTGTAATTCAAGGCAGCAAGAAGCCCTCTTAAGGCTTTCTTGGCAGCGACTCGGCCACCAAGCCATTCAACCTGACGTTTACGATATTTAAAGGAGAAAAAACGTTCTTGTTCGGACGGGCTTAAGTGGCTGTGGACGAACCGTTTCTCCGCACTGAGAATGTGCTCGTTGAGAAGTTCAAGATCAATTGCCTTAAGGTGAAAGGCGGCATTTGGGAAAATATCCCGACAGGTCTGAAGCTGTTCGGGAATGAGTATTTCGAGCACGAATGTATACCCTTAAAAGCGCTTGCTATTTTAAATGAAAAGGTCAATTATGGTGGCGATGCCGAAAAACATAAACTATCTGTAGCCTACAGCCTAACATTTTCAAAGGATACGCCGTGACCGTTTTAGATATCGGAGTTATAGTCATACTTATTGGTTTTATTGTAAGGGGTGTTTGGATAGGCTTTGTACGCCAGCTTGCTTTTGTGTTGGCACTCGT
This window harbors:
- a CDS encoding PAS domain-containing protein, which produces MDNKTTIYLNEHRILCRDNTYKWVLARGKVIAWTADGKPLRMIGTHTDITEQKMTTEALRKAHSELEQRVQARTLELQKTYEQLLHAEKMSAIGNLSASIAHEFNNPLQGVMGIIRGVNRRVELGKDDQELVDMAITECNRMKDLIKSLQDFNRPTSSRKAPVNIHNSLDSILLLAKKQFHTRKITVEKKYAVNLPQIMVVADQLKQVFLNLLNNASDACAQGGTITIETDTLENNVVIRFHDTGCGITAENMDRIFEPFFTTKAAMKGTGLGLPISYGIIKEHGGKITVESEPGKGATFSVILPIEGISHAEQ
- a CDS encoding response regulator, encoding MLNNKILIVDDDEESILMMLCKDFEEEGYEVMTAASGEEAIKKLQNSPFDIVISDLAMPGADGIAVLNEAKKTNPDIIAIILTGYGDMTSAIEALRLGADDYLLKPCDTEELLLRTTRCLAKQEAFQKVKFYENILPVCMYCKSIRDDKGSEPGKGKWMRMEEYLHQKSGTDVSHTFCPNCKEQATRDMLGD
- a CDS encoding 4'-phosphopantetheinyl transferase superfamily protein, whose protein sequence is MLEILIPEQLQTCRDIFPNAAFHLKAIDLELLNEHILSAEKRFVHSHLSPSEQERFFSFKYRKRQVEWLGGRVAAKKALRGLLAALNYTTPEMTDLSINSTPEGRPFLQSHLVTLPVDISISHSGNRATALAATKCLCGIDIQEITKTISKVKSRFITPPEEQSIRQLPCLRSFDEETPLALIWSAKEAFRKGVPNKPVLGFSEVTLREVTGTVSQGFLGIFDCNRPGVAGPLKVFFTLSGQFAIAITCTTLTPMLRNDGLKRSVVKP